The Spirochaetota bacterium genome contains a region encoding:
- a CDS encoding RraA family protein codes for DKHGFLVIPEEDEARIVEAAAFMDANECNSVIRAARSTSGKTTAEMLASFNEAGAAFGKAAKEKFGAAGEW; via the coding sequence GACAAGCACGGTTTTCTCGTCATTCCGGAAGAGGACGAGGCGCGCATTGTCGAAGCCGCGGCATTCATGGATGCGAATGAATGCAATTCGGTCATTCGCGCTGCCCGGAGTACGAGTGGAAAGACCACGGCGGAAATGCTTGCATCGTTCAATGAAGCAGGAGCGGCATTCGGAAAAGCAGCAAAAGAAAAATTCGGCGCTGCGGGCGAGTGGTGA